GCTCGAGATCGACTTCACAAAGCTCTCCGAGCAGAAGGAAAAGGCAGCAGCAGCAAAGGAGAAGAATCCTGATGCTGAAATCAAGTACGAGTTTGCTCTCGGTAAGAAGAAGCTCGAAAAGATCATCGCTAAGTGCATTGCTACACACGGCCTCGAGAGAACAACGATCTTCCTCGATGACGTTAAGGCTATGGGTTACAGATTCTCCACAATCTCCGGTATCTCCATCGGTATCGAAGACATGATCATCCCTGACATCAAGGATAAGATGATCGCTGAAGGTGACGAGAGAGTTGAAGAGATCAACGAAGCTGCTGAAGAAGGATTCTTCACAGAGACAGAGCGTCACAACGAGGTTACAAAGGTTTGGTCTGAGACTACAAACAACATCACAAAGGCGTTGATGGACAACCTTGATATCTACAACCCGATCAGAATGATGGCTGACTCCGGTGCCCGTGGTTCCAACAACCAGATCAAGCAGCTCGCAGGTATGCGTGGTCTCATGCAGGATACAACAGGTAACACTATCGAGATCCCGATCAAGTCCAACCTCCGTGAAGGTATGAACGTGCTCGAGTTCTTCATCTCCTCACACGGTGCGCGTAAGGCTCTCTCCGATACAGCTCTTAAGACAGCTGAGTCAGGTTACCTTACAAGACGTCTCGTTGACGTTGCACAGGCAGTTGTTGTTACAGAAGAAGACTGCGGTACAGACGACTTCACATGGGTTAAGGAGATCACAGAGATTTCCAACAAGCACACCAACGTTATCAAGTCCCTTAACGACCGTCTCTATGGCCGTTATGCAGCTGAGGATATCATCAACTACCAGACAGGTGAGGTAATCGTTAAGAAGAACGAACTTATCGACGCTCTCAAGGCAGAAGATATCTGCAAGTCCGTTGAGATTGCCAAGAAGGAAGCTAACGATGCAAGACAGGCATTTAAGGATTCCATCAAGATGAAGGGCGCTGAGACACCTGAGAAGATCGCTGAGCACGACAAGAAGGTTGCTGCAAAGGTTGCTGAGGCTGAGGCTTCCGGCAAGATCCTTTCCAGACAGGCAATCGAAGATCTCGGAAAGCTCAAGATCAGATCAGTATTCGACTGCCGCTCCAGAAGAGGCGTCTGCTCAAAGTGCTACGGTATCAACCTCGCTACAGGCCGTCCTGTTGCAGTTGGTGAAGCTGTCGGTATCATCGCAGCTCAGTCAATCGGTGAGCCTGGTACACAGCTTACAATGAGAACGTTCCACTCCGGTGGTATCGCTGCTTCCGGTGAAGATATCACACAGGGTCTCCCTCGAGTTACAGAAATCTTCGAAGCAAGAGATCCTAAGGGTCACGGTATCATCTCTTCCGTTCCCGGTTCTGTTAAGATCGTTGAGAACGAGAAGACAAAGCAGAAGACAATCGTTGTAACACCTGTTTACGATGAGGGTGTTGAGCCGATCAGAGATGCTAAGGGCAACCCGATCGAAAAGATGGAATACAAGGTTCCTTCACACGCAACACTCACAGTTACTGACGGTCAGGTCATCGAAGCCGGCGATCAGATCATCGACGGTAAGATCGATCCTAAGGAGATCCTCAGAGTTAAGGATATCCGTGCCGTTCAGAAGTACATCATCTCCGAGATCACAAAGGTTTACTACACAGGTGGTGGTGTAAACATCAACGATAAGCACATCGAGATCATCACAAAGCAGATGATGAGAAGAGTCCAGATCGACGATCCGGGTGATACAGGCTTCATGACAGGTACAACTGTTGACTGGTATAACTTCATCTCCAGAAACAGAGACTGCGAAGAGCAGGGCAAGAAGCCCGCTAACGGCAAGACGATCCTCTTGGGTATCGCTAAGGCCGCAAGTGCTTCTGACTCCTTCATGTCAGCTGCATCCTTCCAGGAAACAGCTAAGGTTCTCACAGACGCTGTTATCAAGGGTAAGGTCGATCCGCTCATCGGTATCAAGGAGAACGTCATCATCGGTGCGCTCATCCCTGCAGGTACCGGTATCAAGGCTCACAGTGATATCACTGCTGTTCCTGTCATCAAGGCAAACAGCAAGCTCATCACAGGTCACGAGTATGGCGAAGCTGAGAGCGATACAGAGCTCTTCGCAAACGACTATCTCGACCAGATCCAGGCTCGCAACGAGCTCCTGGATGAGCAGGACCGCTTAGAGTCACAGCTCGAAGCTGACGGTCTTAAAGACAAGAAGTAATTACTTTGTCCCGCAATTGTAAACCAATTGCGGGTCTGCAAAGTTTATAATGACGCCGGAGGAGTATATTCTCTTCCGGCGTTTTTTAATGCCACGGCATTTTTGGGCAAACCTGAGGCTCCAAGCCTGAGAATTGCCACAAAAGGTCAAAGTGTTAGATAGTATAATTTAATCAGCCTGTATTTTCGGGTTTGGAGATATATGAAGAAGATAGTTTTGAAACATAATAGAAAGCAGAATATAGTTGCTATTGCTACGGGCTTTTTTGTAGCTCTTCCTGTCATATGTCTACCTATCGGCCTTCGCGAGGGCATGACACCCGGCATGGCTGTATCTCACGCTTATAATTCGGTTTACGGAACAGTTAATAACGATAGCGGCGAAATCGTTATCGAAGATTGGGCTCTCGTAGACAGTGCAGACCAGCTCGTCAGTGCCGATGTTGGCGAAGACATTGGAAATGCCGAACCCGGAGAGCCTGCTGAGCCCGGTGAACCCGCAGAACCCGGTGAACCCGGCGAGCCTGATGGCACAGATCCGACAAAGCAGACAGAGACCGCAAGCACTTCAAGCTACGATGATATTCCGAAGTTTATCGTATACCAGAAGTACGATTCTTCAAATCTTCCGATAGAGCTTTTGGATCCCGAGTTCTTTACTCCTGATGAATCTACTTACTATGTAAGAGCAAATCAGTCCATTCTCAAAGAAACGCCGAATATGGATTCAAAGACCGTTGTCTCGCTTCACTTAGGCCAGCAGGTAACGAGAACAGGCGTCGGTGATACATGGTCAAGGATCAAGACTGAAGCCGGCAAGGAAGGATTCGTCCTTACAAATTCCATCCAGGATACAATGGTTTCTGTCAAAGTAGACAGAACAGTCTGGGTTGATACGGGAAGCTTGGTCGTAAGAGCAGAGCCTTCCACAGATTCCGAGCAGGTAGCAGTCGTAAACCAGGATTCCAAGCTCTACTGCAGCGCTATCGTTGGTGATAAATGGTATAAGGTAAAGACTACAAGCGGCAAGACAGGATATGTTTATAAGTCTTATACGACAACAAATCCGCCGCCGACACCCACCCCCAGTCCTACGCCTAAGCCCACTTCCAAGCCTTCTTCAAAGAGTTCCGGCGGAACCAAGTACGGCAACACTAAGAAACTCCCGAAGATCAGCGGAAAGAACGGCGACAGTATCGTAAGTATCGCAGAGTCCATGCTCGGCGTTAAGTATAAATTCGGAGGCGCTTCCTCCAAAGGCATCGACTGTTCAGGTCTTTGTGTTTACTGCTATGCCCAGGTCGGTGTCTCACTTCCTCACGGCGCTACGCAGATCTGGAAGAAATCCGGCGTCAGCGTACCGAGAAGCGAGATCAAGGCAGGCGACATTGTCTGCTACGACTACGGAAGCTACTGCGGTCACGTCGCGATCTATGTCGGTAACGGTCAGGTAATCCACGCATCAGCGTCAAAGGGTAAGGTAATCTACGGAAAGCTTGACATGATGAAGATCAAAGCGATCAAGAGAATTATCCAGTAAATAACGAAGGCGGTCAGTGACCGCCTTTTTTATTTCGAGCTTATTAGAATATGCTTGCAAACAGTAAAGCTAACAGCAATATGAAAACAAAGATGGCGGTAATTATTCCGAACACTGCAGGGTGCATTTTTACCTTGTTGGCAATATGACACACAAGCCAGAATACAATCGAAAAAACAGCGGCAACGACTATACTGATCAATAATTTAAAAAAGAGATTAGCAGTCCATTCATTTTTAGCCTCTCTGACTTTCTGATTGTATTCAGAGATGATTTCTTGATAGTCTTCTATTTTTTTGATAGAGATTTTTCCTTGGCCTAACTGTTCTTCCGGACCAGTTGAAAAGTAGGTTCTTATTGAGTTTTCGCCAAGATAAAAATTAACCATAAATATATGAATATCGGTTTCGGGATCATTAATAATTTGATCACGGTAACCATAATAAATCCAGGCATTTCCGGCGGAGCCGGCCGGAATAGTAGTGTGATCGTAATCTTTTTCTACAGGATCAGCGTCATATACTTCATTCCAGTTAATAACACTTATATCTTCTGCAATTGTGACTTTTCGGGTAATAGCAGGATCAGCTGCCGTTCCGTGAAAATGCATAGCTGATCTGAAGCCGAGGAAAACCCAGAGCAATACCAAAACTATACTTACGATTATCGGAACTTTTTTGCTTATGTTCATATTGTTATTCCTGCTTCCAATACGTTACTTCATATTTGGAAATAAATATGCCAGAACAAACAGGAGGTTCAGAAAGCACAGGATTATGATGGTGATCGAAAATCCGAACAGCGTAGAATTCCGAACGCTCTCATATCCACGCTTGGCGAGGTAAAAGCCGAGGGAAATCAAAGCCGCAACGATCACGCCGATTATTACTCCGGCTTTTTGGCATCTGTTCCAATTAATAAACCAGTCATCAAGGGCTTCATCGTAAGCTGCAATTAATTCTGAAGATGATTCCAGTTTGCTGATATCAACATAGTTGCCCGGTGACTGAAGTCTTTCCTTACCATCCGTGAAGGTCACATGAACACTCTTATCATCACTGATATTAAAAACAGCGCGGATGCTATGGGCAGAAGGCTTTTTGACAGTAAACATATCCGAATTGCGCAGATAATAGAATTCGAAAATCTCGAACACTCTTGATGTTGATCCGGCCGGAATATCCACTTTCGGTACTTTACGATATTCTTCTTCAAGGTCACGTTCTACCGGTTCATACTCTTCTCCGCCTAATTCTTTATCAATTTCCAAAGCAGGATTGATCAATTCATACTCATAGACGGTAATCGTTTCTGCAAGTGTGACATCCGTCCGAAGCTGACTTACATAAAAAGTGCCGGCCATTCTTCCGTTTACCCATCCGGCTGAAATGACAAACAAAGCCATTACGATTACAATGGCGATCAATGGTTCTTTCTTATCATTTATGCGATTCATGTTAAGTGATTTCCCGGAAAACACGATGCTTTTCAAAACCCATATCTGCAAATTCATTATAACATCTGCCATTACTCCGCAATACGAATAAATGCAGTCATTTATCAGTCAGGATATTTACCATAATGTAGACTGACTTAATCAGATGATATCGAGTAGAATAATAGAGTAATAAGGATTCAGGAGTTCCAGGAATTATGGAAAACAGAACAGTAGATGTATTTTTGACAGAACTTGCTTCAGGCGCGCCCACACCCGGAGGCGGCGGAGCATCAGCAGTCTGCGGCGGCATCGCTGCTGCTTTGGGTTCAATGGTAGGAAACCTTACGAGCGGCAAGAAGAAGTATGCTGAATACCAGGAAGAGATCGAAGCAACTATCGCTAAGTGCGGCGCTCTCGTAAAAGAGTTTGAGGCATTGGGCAAGAAGGACGAGGAAGTTTTCGCGCCCCTCGCAAAAGCATATTCCATTCCTAAGGAACAGGAAGGAAGAGACGAGATATTGGAAGCTGTTCTGAAGGATGCGAGCACAGCTCCTTACGAAGTTGTCGTTAAGGCAAATGAGACGGCAAAGATCTTAGAGCGCCTTGCTGTAATAGGTTCCAGACTCGCCATAAGTGATGTAGGCGTTGCTGCAGCAGCTTGTGATACGGCTGCAAAGGGCGCTGCGATGAACGTATATATCAACACTAAGTCCATGAAGGACAGAACATATGCAAAAGATCTGAACAAGAAGACAGATGCTTTAGTTGATGAGACATCAGATATCTGCACCAGAGTTTATGCAGAAGTAAAAAAGGTTTTGATCGGCGGGTAATAACAATGCAGAGATTAGGCGGCAAAGAAGTTGCAGATAAGATCGTAGAAGAGATCAAGGTTAAAGTAGAAGAGCTCAAGGGCAAGGGAATAAGCCCCAAGCTTGCTATCCTGCGTGTCGGTGCGAGAGAAGATGACCTGGCATATGAGAGAGGCGTTCTGAAGCGCTTCGAATCAGCAGGTGTTGAAGTTGAAGTAACTGCAGTAGATGCTGCTATCACTCAGGAAGAACTGGATAAGACTTTCGACGGCATCAATAACGATCCGAAGGTTCACGGTATCCTCGTTTTCAGACCTTTACCTAAGGGCTTATCAGACGAGCACATGAGAAGGACGATCGATCCCGGCAAGGATTCGGATTTCATGGATATCAGAAACATGGAAAATGTCCTCGCAGGAGTACCTGATGCTGCAGCTCCCTGCACAGCAGAAGCTGTAATGGCATTGATCAAGCACTATCAGATCGAGACAAAGGGCAAGAAGGTCACTGTTGTAGGCAGGAGCCTTGTTATCGGAAAGCCCGTTGCTCTCCTTCTTACCACGGCAAATGCTACTGTTACCGTCTGCCATACAAAGACTGTTAATATCGAAGAAGAGTGCAGAAATGCAGATATCATTGTCGCATGCTGCGGTGTTGCGAAAATGATCACCGAGAAGTTCGTAAAGCCCGGCCAGATCGTCATCGACGTAGGTATGAATGTCGATGAGGAAGGCAAGCTTTGCGGTGATGCCGATTACGAAAAGGTATCAGAGATAGCAG
The window above is part of the Ruminococcaceae bacterium R-25 genome. Proteins encoded here:
- a CDS encoding DNA-directed RNA polymerase subunit beta' codes for the protein MNDQNHLTKISIQLASPEVIKSWSHGEVKKPETINYRTQRPEVDGLFCEKIFGPTKSWECRCGKYKKIRFKGMICDKCGVEVTKNTVRRERLGHIQLATPVSHIWYFKTQPSKIGTLLDLTVKQLESVLYYSKYIVIDPGVSVETGLNKYDIITEDQFKAVKEKCGKDSFVAKMGAEAIKELLAEINIDEIIEQLQQEKVGSVSTQKRLKINKRLEIAEAFKASGNKPEWMILDVIPVLPPELRPMVPLDGGRYATSDLNDLYRRVIGRNNRLKKLLDLGAPEIIVRNEKRMLQEAVDALIDNGRHGTPVKGSTSATSNRQLKSLSDMLKGKQGRFRQNLLGKRVDYSGRSVIIVGPELKMHQCGLPKEMALELFKPFVIKKLVEINDKLNIKTARRQVDARVPEVWDILEEIIQDHPVLLNRAPTLHRLSIQAFEPVLVEGRAIKLHPLVCTGFNADFDGDQMAVHVPLSAEAQAEARFLMLSTNNLLKPQDGKPVTVPTQDMILGCYYLTMEVENDKGEGMVFSSIDEAQMAYDEHQITLHSMIKVRMSKEINGKVETGLVESTLGRFIFNQIVPQDLGFVDRTKPENRFKLEIDFTKLSEQKEKAAAAKEKNPDAEIKYEFALGKKKLEKIIAKCIATHGLERTTIFLDDVKAMGYRFSTISGISIGIEDMIIPDIKDKMIAEGDERVEEINEAAEEGFFTETERHNEVTKVWSETTNNITKALMDNLDIYNPIRMMADSGARGSNNQIKQLAGMRGLMQDTTGNTIEIPIKSNLREGMNVLEFFISSHGARKALSDTALKTAESGYLTRRLVDVAQAVVVTEEDCGTDDFTWVKEITEISNKHTNVIKSLNDRLYGRYAAEDIINYQTGEVIVKKNELIDALKAEDICKSVEIAKKEANDARQAFKDSIKMKGAETPEKIAEHDKKVAAKVAEAEASGKILSRQAIEDLGKLKIRSVFDCRSRRGVCSKCYGINLATGRPVAVGEAVGIIAAQSIGEPGTQLTMRTFHSGGIAASGEDITQGLPRVTEIFEARDPKGHGIISSVPGSVKIVENEKTKQKTIVVTPVYDEGVEPIRDAKGNPIEKMEYKVPSHATLTVTDGQVIEAGDQIIDGKIDPKEILRVKDIRAVQKYIISEITKVYYTGGGVNINDKHIEIITKQMMRRVQIDDPGDTGFMTGTTVDWYNFISRNRDCEEQGKKPANGKTILLGIAKAASASDSFMSAASFQETAKVLTDAVIKGKVDPLIGIKENVIIGALIPAGTGIKAHSDITAVPVIKANSKLITGHEYGEAESDTELFANDYLDQIQARNELLDEQDRLESQLEADGLKDKK
- a CDS encoding SH3 domain-containing protein, coding for MKKIVLKHNRKQNIVAIATGFFVALPVICLPIGLREGMTPGMAVSHAYNSVYGTVNNDSGEIVIEDWALVDSADQLVSADVGEDIGNAEPGEPAEPGEPAEPGEPGEPDGTDPTKQTETASTSSYDDIPKFIVYQKYDSSNLPIELLDPEFFTPDESTYYVRANQSILKETPNMDSKTVVSLHLGQQVTRTGVGDTWSRIKTEAGKEGFVLTNSIQDTMVSVKVDRTVWVDTGSLVVRAEPSTDSEQVAVVNQDSKLYCSAIVGDKWYKVKTTSGKTGYVYKSYTTTNPPPTPTPSPTPKPTSKPSSKSSGGTKYGNTKKLPKISGKNGDSIVSIAESMLGVKYKFGGASSKGIDCSGLCVYCYAQVGVSLPHGATQIWKKSGVSVPRSEIKAGDIVCYDYGSYCGHVAIYVGNGQVIHASASKGKVIYGKLDMMKIKAIKRIIQ
- a CDS encoding formimidoyltetrahydrofolate cyclodeaminase, which encodes MENRTVDVFLTELASGAPTPGGGGASAVCGGIAAALGSMVGNLTSGKKKYAEYQEEIEATIAKCGALVKEFEALGKKDEEVFAPLAKAYSIPKEQEGRDEILEAVLKDASTAPYEVVVKANETAKILERLAVIGSRLAISDVGVAAAACDTAAKGAAMNVYINTKSMKDRTYAKDLNKKTDALVDETSDICTRVYAEVKKVLIGG
- a CDS encoding methenyltetrahydrofolate cyclohydrolase /5,10-methylenetetrahydrofolate dehydrogenase (NADP+) — its product is MQRLGGKEVADKIVEEIKVKVEELKGKGISPKLAILRVGAREDDLAYERGVLKRFESAGVEVEVTAVDAAITQEELDKTFDGINNDPKVHGILVFRPLPKGLSDEHMRRTIDPGKDSDFMDIRNMENVLAGVPDAAAPCTAEAVMALIKHYQIETKGKKVTVVGRSLVIGKPVALLLTTANATVTVCHTKTVNIEEECRNADIIVACCGVAKMITEKFVKPGQIVIDVGMNVDEEGKLCGDADYEKVSEIAEAVTPVPGGVGSITTAILLKHVVDNAERQA